One Zerene cesonia ecotype Mississippi chromosome 9, Zerene_cesonia_1.1, whole genome shotgun sequence DNA window includes the following coding sequences:
- the LOC119829085 gene encoding mitochondrial import inner membrane translocase subunit Tim16 produces MAKYIAQIIVLGAQVVGKAFARALKQEIAASQEAAKRAGGGPQGARRAAANASTGLTLEEAMQILNIEKLDPEKIKNNYEHLFNVNDKSKGGSFYLQSKIVRAKERIDTEMKDKQTQDSKSQANPS; encoded by the coding sequence ATGGCTAAATATATTGCTCAAATAATTGTCCTCGGCGCTCAGGTCGTTGGCAAAGCGTTTGCGCGAGCTTTGAAGCAGGAAATTGCAGCATCGCAAGAAGCAGCTAAGAGAGCTGGTGGTGGACCTCAGGGCGCCAGGCGGGCTGCCGCAAACGCATCTACAGGTCTTACTTTAGAAGAAGCTATGCAAATTCTTAATATAGAGAAATTAGATCCAGAAAAAATCAAGAATAACTATGAACACTTATTCAACGTAAACGATAAGTCTAAAGGtggttcattttatttacaatcaaaAATTGTTCGAGCAAAGGAGAGAATAGATACAGAGATGAAGGATAAGCAAACCCAAGATAGCAAAAGTCAAGCAAATCCATCATGA
- the LOC119828982 gene encoding uncharacterized protein LOC119828982: protein MAQVEQPLFILPKKRNGKKQNSIAGHVDHIITVQGATDVEVPTKYKNGLSPVSEHVANGIIHSTMEGLKSNMKINLPIINDVHDEDLNETNDQSKSVQKNGYQPLTLNSSREIIDLSPIYENSSDACSSHGDLREDNELQKSCKILNSENNESSCPTPNSLSQTYSENSFEMGNMTDSLKNSAKRKKRVNIVSGITESDNTETEVTALRVDSEASLTPDCSLSESKDSYLTMTGTIKRGKKKGQNVDVKLNISREELEIIEASIVADELSKMDVSKCSLYNGPHIFLFSLVCVPFVACISAAYSFYIGTLAWYNIFSQVTEEFSCVRKVLLAPIVILSYPFLIVIFTIGLGLYAGIVQLTFSGANWWKDVCDFEKGFYGWLCNVLGMSECSPYEVVVLLDVKP from the exons ATGGCTCAAGTTGAACaacctttatttattcttccCAAGAAACGAAACGGGAAAAAGCAAAATTCAATCGCTGGTCATGTCGATCACATAATAACTGTTCAG GGTGCCACTGATGTTGAAGTaccaacaaaatataaaaacgggTTATCACCTGTATCTGAACATGTTGCAAATGGTATAATACATTCTACTATGGAGGGCCTCAAATccaatatgaaaattaatttacccaTCATCAATGATGTCCATGATGAAgatttgaatgaaacaaaTGATCAATCTAAGTCTGTTCAGAAGAATGGATACCAACCTCTAACTTTAAACAGCAGCCGGGAGATAATCGACCTATCGCCCATCTATGAAAACTCCTCAGACGCATGCTCTAGTCATGGAGACTTGCGTGAAGATAATGAATTGCAAAAGAGTTGTAAAATCCTTAATTCAGAAAACAACGAAAGTTCTTGCCCAACACCCAACAGTCTATCACAAACCTACTCGGAAAACAGTTTTGAAATGGGCAATATGACAGACAGTTTGAAAAATAGTGCAAAGAGAAAGAAAAGAGTTAACATTGTGTCTGGAATTACTGAGTCAGATAACACAGAGACTGAAGTGACTGCCTTGAGAGTGGATTCTGAAGCATCTCTTACCCCCGATTGCTCTCTATCTGAGAGCAAAGACAGCTATTTAACCATGACAGGCACAATTAAACGTGGAAAGAAGAAAGGTCAAAATGTTGATGTCAAACTCAATATTTCCAGAGAAGAACTTGAAATTATTGAAGCTTCTATTGTAGCGGACGAATTGAGCAAAATGGATGTGTCTAAATGCTCCCTCTATAATGGGCcacatatatttcttttcagtTTGGTGTGTGTTCCATTTGTAGCATGTATATCTGCTGcctattcattttatataggCACATTGGCatggtataatattttctctCAGGTCACAGAGGAATTTAGCTGCGTAAGGAAGGTGTTATTGGCACCAATCGTTATTTTGTCATATCCATTCTTGATTGTCATATTTACAATTGGACTCGGATTGTATGCAGGTATAGTACAGTTGACTTTCAGTGGTGCAAATTGGTGGAAAGATGTATGTGACTTTGAAAAGGGTTTTTATGGTTGGCTTTGTAATGTGTTAGGTATGTCTGAATGTAGTCCATATGAAGTAGTTGTTTTGTTGGACGTTAAGCCATAG